One segment of Nitrospirota bacterium DNA contains the following:
- a CDS encoding helix-turn-helix domain-containing protein: LLNGERNPDAFAPADSTETSIMEIIMLYIEDHYSKELDREHLAHKAGMNIHRFSRVFNETFGQSVKSYLNHIRIHKAAELLRNSKELSVTKIAASVGYTNMVHFERVFREVFGTSPRKFRMNYNAESAQSRHLWHFE; this comes from the coding sequence CTCTGCTCAATGGGGAAAGGAACCCCGATGCGTTTGCACCGGCAGACAGCACAGAAACGTCCATCATGGAAATCATAATGCTTTACATTGAAGACCATTACAGCAAAGAATTGGACCGTGAGCATCTTGCGCACAAAGCCGGCATGAACATCCACAGATTCAGCAGGGTGTTCAATGAAACGTTCGGACAGAGCGTGAAATCATACCTGAACCATATCAGAATCCATAAGGCGGCAGAACTTCTCAGAAACAGCAAAGAATTGAGCGTCACCAAGATAGCAGCATCCGTAGGTTATACTAATATGGTACATTTTGAGCGGGTTTTCAGGGAAGTATTTGGCACCTCACCGAGAAAGTTCAGAATGAACTATAACGCAGAATCTGCACAGAGCAGACATCTATGGCATTTTGAATAA